The proteins below are encoded in one region of Erinaceus europaeus chromosome 15, mEriEur2.1, whole genome shotgun sequence:
- the LOC103124802 gene encoding zinc finger protein 396, translating into MSTELRKSSALHGQTSEQPDNIQLVTMNEKEQTSDLDSHFHWSSYCNPETCRQRFRQFGYQDSPGPREALSRLQELCRRWLRPEVHTKEQILELLVLEQFLAILPEELQAWLQEHHPENAEEAVTMLEELERELDGPAEQVLFVHNEELLAEKLAPWEIAQELPSSQLKTEKQQLQWTSREHQSLRHNDRDTARAINETSASRQRTSAGIEPHHDVPDTLHISASQNLTYKRTCEQDGRFERRQGNPSGKKQHKCDECGKIFSQSSALILHQRIHSGERPYACDECAKAFSRSASLIQHRRIHTGERPYKCHECGKAFSQSSNLFRHRKRHTKEKVPSVL; encoded by the exons ATGTCTACAGAATTGAGAAAATCGTCAGCACTCCATGGACAAACCTCAGAACAGCCTGACAACATTCAACTTGTGACAATGAATGAAAAGGAGCAGACGAGTGATCTGGACTCCCACTTCCACTGGAGCAGCTACTGCAACCCAGAGACCTGTCGACAGCGCTTCAGGCAGTTTGGCTACCAAGACTCCCCTGGGCCCCGGGAGGCCCTGAGCAGACTACAGGAGCTGTGCAGACGGTGGCTGAGGCCGGAGGTGCACACCAAGGAGCAGATCCTGGAGCTGCTGGTGCTGGAGCAGTTTCTTGCCATCCTGCCCGAGGAGCTGCAGGCCTGGCTGCAGGAGCATCACCCAGAGAACGCAGAGGAGGCAGTGACTATGCTGgaggagctggagagagagcttgATGGGCCAGCAGAGCAG GTCCTTTTTGTACATAATGAGGAGTTGCTTGCAGAGAAACTAGCACCTTGGGAAATTGCTCAGGAGTTGCCAAGTAGCCAGCTCAAGACTGAAAAGCAGCAGCTGCAGTGGACTTCAAGGGAGCATCAGTCCTTAAGACACAATG ACAGAGACACTGCCAGAGCTATAAATGAGACGTCAGCTTCAAGGCAAAGGACTTCTGCAGGCATAGAACCACATCATGATGTCCCTGACACTCTTCATATCAGTGCTTCTCAGAATCTCACATATAAAAGAACCTGTGAACAAGATGGCAGGtttgaaagaagacagggaaaCCCTTCAGGAAAAAAGCAACACAAGTGTGATGAGTGTGGCAAGATCTTCAGTCAAAGTTCAGCCCTTATCCTGCACCAGCGAATCCACAGTGGAGAGAGACCTTATGCTTGTGACGAGTGTGCAAAGGCTTTCAGCCGAAGTGCAAGCCTGATCCAGCATCGAAGGATCCACACCGGGGAAAGACCCTACAAGTGTCACGAATGTGGGAAAGCCTTTAGTCAGAGCTCCAATCTTTTTAGACATCGGAAAAGACACACTAAAGAAAAAGTCCCCTCGGTCTTGTAA